Proteins found in one Neomonachus schauinslandi chromosome 1, ASM220157v2, whole genome shotgun sequence genomic segment:
- the LOC110585097 gene encoding 40S ribosomal protein S20-like — MGMKNHVTEKPSSIHQRRRSRSYSGGLDALLLLLTHRCSLSPRNKSVRKPCRSHGFFKDTGKTPVEPEVAIHQIRITLTSRNVKSLEKVCADLIRGVKEKNLKVKGPVRMPTKTLRITTRKTPCGEGSKTWDRFQMRIHKRLIDLHSPSEIVKQITSISIEPGVEVEVTIADT, encoded by the exons ATGGGGATGAAGAATCATGTCACAGAAAAGCCCAGTAGCATTCACCAAA GAAGACGCAGTCGCAGCTACAGCGGAGGTTTGGAcgccctgctcctgctcctgaCTCACCGCTGTTCGCTCTCACCGAGGAACAAGTCGGTCAGGAAGCCGTGCCGCAGCCATGGCTTTTTTAAAGACACCGGGAAGACACCCGTGGAACCGGAGGTGGCGATTCACCAAATCAGAATTACTCTCACCAGCCGCAAcgtaaaatctttggaaaaggtATGTGCTGACTTGATCAGAGGCgtaaaggaaaagaatctcaaagtgAAAGGACCAGTTCGGATGCCTACCAAGACTCTGAGAATCACTACAAGAAAAACTCCTTGTGGTGAAGGTTCTAAGACCTGGGATCGTTTTCAGATGAGGATCCACAAGCGACTCATTGATTTGCACAGTCCTTCTGAGATTGTTAAGCAGATTACTTCCATCAGTATTGAGCCAGGAGTTGAGGTTGAAGTCACCATTGCAGATActtaa